From a region of the Zingiber officinale cultivar Zhangliang chromosome 4B, Zo_v1.1, whole genome shotgun sequence genome:
- the LOC121975031 gene encoding ATP synthase subunit b', chloroplastic-like, with protein sequence MSCTATIASSLSFTSTTCRRLIRPLPAIRMSAEDSDRPSLGRPLLPPPFRLLTFRSLPIAAAVALATSPLPALAEQIEKAALFDFNLTLPAIAIEFLLLMVALDKIYFTPLGKFMDERDAAIRGKLSDVKDVSAEVKQLEEQAAAVMKAARAEISAALNQMKKETTEELEKKLAEGRKRVEAELAEALQNLERQKDETIKALDSQIAALSDEIVKKVLPSV encoded by the coding sequence ATGTCGTGCACCGCCACCATCGCCTCCTCCCTCTCTTTCACCTCCACAACATGCCGTCGACTTATCCGCCCTCTCCCTGCCATCCGGATGTCCGCCGAGGATAGTGATAGGCCCAGCCTGGGCAGGCCTCTGCTTCCACCGCCCTTCCGCCTCCTCACCTTCCGATCCCTCCCGATCGCTGCCGCCGTAGCGCTGGCCACCTCGCCCTTGCCCGCGCTGGCGGAGCAGATCGAGAAGGCGGCGCTGTTCGACTTCAACCTGACGCTGCCGGCCATCGCCATCGAGTTCCTCCTCCTGATGGTGGCGCTGGACAAGATCTACTTCACGCCGTTGGGCAAGTTCATGGACGAGCGGGACGCCGCCATCCGAGGCAAACTGTCCGACGTGAAAGACGTGTCCGCCGAGGTGAAGCAGCTGGAGGAGCAGGCAGCTGCGGTGATGAAGGCGGCGCGGGCCGAGATCTCGGCCGCACTGAATCAGATGAAGAAGGAGACGACGGAGGAGCTGGAGAAGAAGCTGGCGGAGGGCCGGAAGCGGGTGGAGGCGGAGCTAGCGGAGGCGCTGCAGAACTTGGAGAGGCAGAAGGATGAAACGATCAAGGCCCTTGACTCGCAGATTGCCGCCCTCAGCGATGAGATCGTCAAGAAGGTTCTCCCTAGCGTTTGA